The following coding sequences lie in one Miscanthus floridulus cultivar M001 chromosome 9, ASM1932011v1, whole genome shotgun sequence genomic window:
- the LOC136481639 gene encoding CASP-like protein 2U1: MVAPAAAQLAAPLARHSPTETQPVSLGWRPRRRSCKPRTELQKKASYTDMKAMVFLVAATAVAAGYNLLQAARCCVALAMSGGGDMVPGRRRRLLAGCVFSCDQALAYVLLAAVAAAAALQASVVTKHGQPELQWMGISALYGAFCRKAGAGVASAVAAGLAAALLAFLSAFNLFRLYGSKS; encoded by the coding sequence ATGGTGGCCCCTGCGGCGGCGCAGCTCGCCGCCCCGCTCGCACGGCACTCCCCGACGGAGACGCAGCCGGTCTCGCTCGGATGGCGGCCCCGGCGACGGAGCTGCAAGCCTCGCACGGAGCTGCAGAAGAAGGCCAGCTACACGGACATGAAGGCCATGGTATTCCTGGTGGCCGccaccgccgtggccgccgggtaCAACCTGCTGCAGGCGGCTCGCTGTTGCGTCGCCCTGGCCATGTCCGGCGGAGGCGACATGGTGCcgggtcggcggcggcgcctgctgGCCGGGTGCGTCTTCTCGTGCGACCAGGCGCTGGCGTACGTGCTgctggccgccgtcgccgccgccgccgcactgcAGGCCTCCGTCGTCACCAAGCACGGCCAGCCCGAGCTGCAGTGGATGGGCATCAGCGCCCTCTACGGCGCCTTCTGTAGGAAGGCCGGCGCCGGCGTCGCTAGCGCCGTCGCGGCCGGGCTCGCCGCCGCCCTGCTCGCCTTCCTCTCCgccttcaacctcttcaggctgTACGGCAGCAAGAGCTAA